A window from candidate division KSB1 bacterium encodes these proteins:
- a CDS encoding DUF494 family protein has translation MNERVVEILIYLMHEIRQKRGNIELMDGISKDLIGKGYTENEINAAFSWLFERFKSDSEDILVNEEADVNSYRMLSDIERLVVSSKAFGYLIQLRQLRLIEQSQMEQIIERVMMLGVSSIGIEEIKTVVAALFLNSDNSEMLPLGKSMLDPDSMIH, from the coding sequence ATGAATGAACGAGTTGTTGAAATTCTCATCTATTTAATGCATGAAATTCGTCAAAAACGCGGAAACATCGAACTAATGGATGGAATTTCTAAAGACTTGATTGGTAAAGGTTATACTGAAAACGAGATTAATGCGGCATTCTCTTGGTTGTTTGAGCGATTTAAATCCGATAGTGAAGATATTCTGGTTAATGAAGAAGCTGACGTAAACTCATATCGAATGCTTAGCGATATTGAGAGACTGGTAGTTTCATCTAAAGCTTTTGGGTATTTAATTCAACTGCGTCAATTACGCCTAATCGAGCAAAGTCAAATGGAGCAAATCATTGAAAGAGTAATGATGTTAGGAGTAAGTTCAATTGGCATAGAGGAAATCAAGACTGTCGTTGCCGCTCTCTTTTTAAATTCCGATAACAGTGAAATGTTACCTCTTGGGAAATCTATGTTAGATCCCGATAGCATGATTCACTAA